A single window of Nicotiana tomentosiformis chromosome 1, ASM39032v3, whole genome shotgun sequence DNA harbors:
- the LOC138891469 gene encoding secreted RxLR effector protein 161-like has translation MKDCSPSLVPIVKDENFNLNQCPKNDLKREQMKNIPYAAIVGSLMYDEACTRHDIAFVVGILERYQSNPGNDYLRTTKKVLRYLQGTKDYMIMYKPSDNLEVIGYSNSYFAGCIDSCKSISDTFVVWWSYILEECQIDTD, from the coding sequence ATGAAGGATTGTTCACCAAGTTTAGTTCCCATAGTGAAGGATGAAAATTTCAATTTGAACCAGTGCCCGAAGAACGACCTTAAGAGGGAACAAATGAAGAATATTCCATATGCTGCTATTGTTGGGAGCTTGATGTATGATGAGGCTTGTACTAGACATGATATTGCATTTGTTGTTGGAATATTAGAAAGATATCAGAGTAATCCAGGTAATGACTACTTGAGAACAACAAAGAAAGTCTTAAGATACCTTCAAGGGACAAAAGACTACATGATTATGTACAAACCATCAGATAATTTAGAAGTGATTGGCTACTCTAATTCATACTTTGCTGGCTGCATTGATTCATGCAAATCAATATCAGATACATTTGTTGTCTGGTGGAGCTATATCTTGGAAGAGTGCCAAATAGACACTGACTGA